GATTCCAGTCGTATGTTTGAAAAATGAACTGCACGGCGGCGTTGAACCAATAGCCTTCGAGGTAAAAAATCACCATGACGGCGATGAGTCGGGTTTTGGTGGTCAGCAAGCGTCCGACAAAATAATGCATGCACTCCGTGGACACGAGCAGGGCGATAAACCATGCCGGGATGTCAAAGACGGGTGTGCCGATCAGCGTGGACATCACCCCGCCAATCATGTTGTTCAACGAACCGGTGCCTCCTGCGGGGAACCAACCCGGTAGCACGATGGACGACACCAGCATAAGCAGACTGAACACCACGTATGGAATGATACGCGACGTGCCGATGCGGGCAAGAAAGGCTTTGGGCCCTAATGTCATTGTCATGGGGTTGGACATGTAGCCCGCCATGATGATGAAAAAGGGCAAAAGAAACGACGCGATAAATTGATACATCAGACCGGCCGAAGCATCTCCTTGCAGAGAGAACTGTTCGACGACGTACCCCAAAAACACAAAAAACATGCCCAAAAACAGGGCGGTATGCAGGATGGGTTCGTGTTGATCGATGGGTTGTGGTTGTATGGTGTTTTCTTGCATTGACGTTGTTTGTGTACTCATTTCACGGTCTCGTACTTCTCGTAAAAAGGGCCATGGACGGCCCCTGTGTGTCGTCGGCGAATCTATTCCATTGTCAGTGATTGTGTCAGAAAATCAGAACGGGCATGTTAGCGAACACGAAAGTATTTCCGTTCCGGGCGTCCAACGGTTCCATATACCAAATCCGCCACCACAACGCCCACGGAGACGAGGTATTCTAAGTATCGTCGTGCCGTTGACCGGCTGACGCCGATGGAGGTGCCAACGGCTTCCGCACTGAGGCCATGTTCGGCTTCCGGAGCATCGACAACGGCGCGCACTTTATCGAGCGTCAAACGATCAACGCCCTTGGGGAGGTCGTCACGGGGGACGGTGCGGCCGGCTGTGGATTTGGAATGAAAAATTGTATCAACATCCTGCTGCTCAATGTTGTCGCATTGTCGCAAGCGTTGACGGTAGGTTCGAAACTGTCCCAGACATTCCTGGAATCGTTTCATGATAACCGGTTTGATGATGTAGTCGAACACTCCACCCCGGAGTGCTTCTTTCAGCGTGGCGACTTCTCGCGCTGCTGTGATGAGAATGACATCGGTTTCGAGGCCTTTGGCCCGGATATTTCGAAGTAAACTCAGGCCGTCGCCATCGGGAAAATAGATATCGAGCAGAACAAGGTCGGGTTCGAGGATTTCAATCATATCCCAGGCACTTTCAAGATCATGCGATACGCCTACCACCTCGCAACCGTCGACACGCTCCGTAAACCGGCGATGCAAGTCGGCAATACGCTCGTCGTCTTCAACGATAAGGACGCGAATGGTGTCCATCAGGCTGTAGACCCCTGCTTGGGAATGGCAATGGAAAACAGACTGCCTCCGAGTTCGCTTTCCGACACGCTGATGTGACCATGAAGTGCGTCGAGTATCTGCTTGGTGAGATGCAACCCGATACCGCGCCTGTCCTTGCCTTTACTGGAAACGCCTTTCTCGAAAATGGCATCACGCATTCGCTCCGGAACTCCGGGTCCGGAGTCTTCGACCTCAAACACCAGGTCATTGCCAAGATCGGTGAACGACAAGGCGACTGTGCGCTTTTTTTCCGGCTTTTCCAAGACGGCATCGAAGGCATTATCGAGTAGATTTCCGATAATCGTCACGAGTTTGGTTTGCGGTATCCAGGCGGGCACGTCGGC
This genomic stretch from Desulfovibrio inopinatus DSM 10711 harbors:
- a CDS encoding acyltransferase family protein yields the protein MSTQTTSMQENTIQPQPIDQHEPILHTALFLGMFFVFLGYVVEQFSLQGDASAGLMYQFIASFLLPFFIIMAGYMSNPMTMTLGPKAFLARIGTSRIIPYVVFSLLMLVSSIVLPGWFPAGGTGSLNNMIGGVMSTLIGTPVFDIPAWFIALLVSTECMHYFVGRLLTTKTRLIAVMVIFYLEGYWFNAAVQFIFQTYDWNLNFWFLSQTPMMYGFYLFGVFMRSTDYMQRNVSRRNILIAMGIGLICLLLASRLNTEPFHLLPSTVFLAGGTSNLFLLPFTALLGTALLILGAKLWNTSSPWTARLGKNTILLFCLNGIFYHYMNPLIAKWSVTLLGTAWWATGILSMAMAVFSMALCIPIVTLVARSFPQRIGRWEIVASVPDTIEQ
- a CDS encoding response regulator, coding for MDTIRVLIVEDDERIADLHRRFTERVDGCEVVGVSHDLESAWDMIEILEPDLVLLDIYFPDGDGLSLLRNIRAKGLETDVILITAAREVATLKEALRGGVFDYIIKPVIMKRFQECLGQFRTYRQRLRQCDNIEQQDVDTIFHSKSTAGRTVPRDDLPKGVDRLTLDKVRAVVDAPEAEHGLSAEAVGTSIGVSRSTARRYLEYLVSVGVVVADLVYGTVGRPERKYFRVR